In Cryptomeria japonica chromosome 10, Sugi_1.0, whole genome shotgun sequence, a genomic segment contains:
- the LOC131073408 gene encoding transcription factor MYB8, with translation MGRRPCCDKMGVRKGHWTPQEDKILVDFIHKNGPGNWRALPEQAGLLRCGKSCRLRWINYLRADIKRGDFSSQEEAAIIQLHKLLGNRWSIIASRLPGRTDNEIKNLWNTHLKKRLGNDSSSGQILISMQESTSTKEVAHANNLSLTFPSQLKDSPPDFPNTVFHSFYDSHKMSSEIFQSDCLNSSAGCKQHSSTVADDLLMDETFVLKDEERWLAKQNQNLSSITTSGIFCESSSNMEAQYFMSSYLEDDLLSCMDDAGTNTQSLPNMKMEGNDDGSDCTDYWFKVLRQI, from the exons ATGGGCCGACGTCCCTGCTGTGATAAAATGGGAGTAAGGAAAGGTCACTGGACTCCTCAAGAGGATAAAATACTCGTTGATTTTATTCACAAAAATGGCCCTGGGAATTGGCGTGCGCTCCCTGAGCAAGCAG GACTTCTGAGATGCGGTAAAAGTTGTCGCCTGCGGTGGATTAATTATTTGAGAGCAGACATTAAACGAGGAGATTTTAGTTCCCAAGAAGAAGCTGCCATTATTCAACTTCACAAACTTTTGGGCAACAG GTGGTCTATAATTGCTTCGCGCTTGCCTGGAAGAACAGATAATGAGATTAAGAACCTGTGGAACACCCACTTGAAAAAGCGTCTTGGAAACGATTCAAGTTCGGGACAAATTTTGATTTCCATGCAGGAGAGTACATCGACGAAGGAAGTTGCACATGCAAACAATTTGTCTCTCACATTTCCAAGCCAATTAAAAGATTCGCCGCCTGATTTTCCCAACACAGTGTTCCATTCATTTTATGATTCTCACAAAATGTCAAGCGAAATTTTTCAGTCTGATTGTCTAAATTCTTCTGCTGGCTGCAAACAACATTCATCAACTGTTGCAGATGATCTTTTAATGGATGAGACGTTTGTCTTGAAAGATGAAGAAAGATGGTTGGCAAAGCAAAACCAGAACTTAAGCTCAATAACCACATCTGGAATATTTTGTGAGAGCAGCTCAAACATGGAAGCTCAGTATTTCATGTCTTCCTATCTAGAAGATGATTTATTGAGTTGCATGGATGATGCAGGCACAAATACCCAGTCGCTGCCGAATATGAAGATGGAGGGTAATGATGATGGTTCTGATTGCACAGATTATTGGTTCAAGGTTTTGAGGCAAATCTAG